A part of Melittangium boletus DSM 14713 genomic DNA contains:
- a CDS encoding ABC transporter ATP-binding protein — MTVADNANAIVIRDVVKSFRKSTIRREYTTFKSELVRWIRGQRQAGEVRLIEALRGINLTIPRGRTVGILGRNGSGKSTLLKLITGIYSPTTGSIEVNGRISALLDLGAGFHPDFSGRENILINGIILGMTRAEVFARMDEIIAFSELGDFIDEPVRTYSSGMYMRLAFSVATYVDPDILIIDEILAVGDQHFAKKSLAKMTEFKERGKTIVLVTHDLGTVERWCDMAAWIDGGRIRRVGTPAEVADEYRQAIEIAEASAVTFIPPALALGDTGRLPDVPSVTGSGEAQPTTAPVTLLGVRLIDQAGAELRHLSPGQSAEVLIDYAACEGTGDAEFEVSLEHADGKLLYATSTRLDAVSLPERLPPQGRVRFILERLELLGGDYVLGVQVRTAGGEAPGPKTQCHFTVVSEHGEKGVFRPAHRWVVENSLPARALSSVS, encoded by the coding sequence ATGACCGTCGCAGACAACGCCAACGCCATCGTCATCCGCGATGTCGTGAAGAGCTTCCGCAAGAGCACCATCCGCCGCGAATACACCACCTTCAAGTCGGAGCTGGTGCGGTGGATCCGCGGTCAACGCCAGGCCGGGGAAGTGCGCCTCATCGAGGCGCTCCGCGGCATCAACCTGACCATCCCCCGCGGGCGGACCGTGGGCATCCTCGGCCGCAATGGCTCGGGCAAGAGCACGCTGCTCAAGCTCATCACCGGCATCTACTCGCCCACCACGGGGAGCATCGAGGTCAACGGGCGCATCTCCGCGCTCCTGGACCTGGGCGCGGGCTTCCACCCGGACTTCTCCGGGCGGGAGAACATCCTCATCAACGGCATCATCCTCGGGATGACCCGTGCCGAGGTGTTCGCGCGCATGGATGAGATCATCGCCTTCAGCGAGCTGGGCGACTTCATCGATGAGCCGGTACGCACCTATTCGAGCGGCATGTACATGCGGCTCGCCTTCTCCGTGGCCACGTACGTGGACCCCGACATCCTCATCATCGACGAGATTCTCGCCGTGGGGGATCAGCACTTCGCCAAGAAGAGCCTGGCGAAGATGACGGAGTTCAAGGAGCGCGGAAAGACGATCGTCCTGGTGACGCACGACCTGGGCACCGTCGAGCGCTGGTGTGACATGGCGGCGTGGATCGACGGTGGCCGCATCCGCCGCGTGGGCACCCCCGCCGAGGTGGCCGACGAGTACCGTCAGGCCATCGAGATCGCCGAGGCCTCGGCCGTCACCTTCATTCCGCCCGCGCTGGCGCTGGGCGACACGGGCCGGCTCCCCGATGTTCCCTCCGTGACGGGCTCCGGCGAGGCGCAGCCCACGACCGCCCCGGTGACGCTGCTCGGTGTGCGTTTGATCGATCAGGCGGGCGCGGAACTGCGCCACCTGTCGCCTGGACAGTCGGCGGAGGTGCTCATCGACTACGCGGCGTGTGAAGGCACCGGAGACGCCGAGTTCGAGGTCTCGCTCGAACACGCGGATGGCAAACTGCTCTACGCGACGAGCACCCGGCTCGACGCGGTGAGCCTGCCCGAGCGGTTGCCGCCCCAGGGCCGCGTGCGCTTCATCCTCGAGCGGTTGGAGTTGCTGGGCGGTGACTACGTGCTCGGCGTCCAGGTGAGGACGGCGGGGGGCGAGGCGCCTGGTCCGAAGACGCAGTGCCACTTCACCGTGGTGTCCGAGCACGGGGAGAAGGGCGTCTTCCGCCCGGCGCATCGGTGGGTGGTGGAGAACTCCCTCCCGGCGCGGGCCCTGAGTTCCGTGTCCTGA
- a CDS encoding ABC transporter permease, giving the protein MLRNFRELYQYRGLLFSLVQRELKARYRGSVLGFFWTFLNPTLQMLVYALLFSVYMRQNLPHYTYFMFVGLLPWNWFSSSLNAGASAISDRRDLMTKVRFPAQVLPATVVVTNLCNYVLSLPLMVGLGLFFGEWPTWHVVAFPVVLVCQLCFTLAVVYMVSAFNVRFRDLQHIVTNVLMMFFFLTPVLYPATTIPEPYRPLMTLANPMAILVTSYQSIFYEHRLPDFWPLMALMVGAFGLLWLATLVFEARREEFAESI; this is encoded by the coding sequence ATGCTTCGCAATTTCCGTGAGCTCTACCAGTACCGCGGCCTGCTGTTCAGCCTGGTCCAGCGCGAGCTCAAGGCCCGCTACCGTGGCTCGGTCCTGGGGTTCTTCTGGACCTTCCTCAACCCCACGCTCCAGATGCTCGTGTACGCGCTGCTCTTCAGCGTCTACATGCGCCAGAACCTGCCCCACTACACGTACTTCATGTTCGTGGGGTTGCTGCCCTGGAACTGGTTTTCCAGCTCTCTCAACGCGGGGGCGAGCGCCATCAGTGATCGGCGTGATCTGATGACCAAGGTGCGCTTCCCCGCGCAGGTGCTGCCGGCGACGGTGGTCGTCACCAACCTGTGCAACTACGTGTTGTCCCTGCCGTTGATGGTGGGCCTGGGGCTCTTCTTCGGCGAGTGGCCCACCTGGCACGTGGTGGCCTTCCCCGTGGTGCTGGTGTGCCAGCTGTGCTTCACGCTGGCGGTGGTCTACATGGTCTCGGCCTTCAACGTGCGCTTCAGGGATCTGCAACACATCGTGACCAATGTGTTGATGATGTTCTTCTTCCTCACGCCCGTGCTCTACCCGGCGACCACGATTCCCGAGCCCTACCGTCCCTTGATGACCCTGGCCAACCCCATGGCCATCCTGGTGACGTCCTACCAGTCCATCTTCTACGAGCACCGGTTGCCGGATTTCTGGCCGCTGATGGCGCTGATGGTGGGGGCGTTCGGCCTCCTCTGGTTGGCCACCCTGGTGTTCGAAGCCCGTCGCGAAGAATTCGCCGAGTCCATCTAG